In Flavobacteriales bacterium, the genomic window GCCTCGGCATTGATCGAGCCCAATTCGGTCGTGCTCTCCCGCACCATGGCCGAGAAGGTGTTCGGTACGTACGAGGTACTCGACACCACGGTCCGGCTGAACAATAGTGTTTATACGGTAACCGGAGTTACCGAAGACCCACCGCTTCAAACTGAAATGTACTACCACGCATTGGTATCGCTGAACACGTGGCCACAGCAATCCATTCAACAGGCCAGCGGCGATTGGTATTGGCTTATCAGCTACACCTATCTGCTGACGCATCAACCCATCGAGCAACACGAGATCGACCGAATCATGGCCGATTTCAAAGAACGATATATTGTTCCGTTTCAGGAGTCGAACGGCCTTGAACAGGACGCTTTTTACGACTTGAAACCGCTCGAAGGATTACACTTTTACACTGCGGCCGAATACGACCATCCAAAGGGTAATTTGAGCTACCTCTACATTTTTGGGGTGGTCGGTCTCTTCATCGTGATCATCGCCAGCATCAATTTCGTTAATCTCTCTCTAGCTCAGAGTGGCAAAAGAGCTAAGGAAGTTGGCATCAGAAAAACCCTCGGGGGCGATAAAAAAGAGATTCGCCGACAATTTCTCGGTGAAAGTATGCTGGTCGCTTTTCTGGCCTCCTTGGTCGGACTCGCACTCGTGGAGGTGATGATCCCCACTTTCAACAGTCTAAGCGGAAAAGATTTTTCGTTCAGCAGCTTGTTCCGCGGTGAGCTATTACTCTCTATCCTGCTCCTGTGGCTTACCGTGGGACTGCTGAGCGGCTCCTATCCGGCATTCGTTCTTTCGCGCTTCGATCCGGTTCGCGTGCTCAAAGGGCACCTGCCAAGCTTTGGTCGAATTGGCGCGCTGAGAAAAACACTCGTGGTCGTCCAATTCGTTTTCTCTCTCCTGATGATCGTAGTCTTTCAACAGATGGACTACATGCGAAACCGAAACCTTGGTTTCGAAGGCGATCAGGTCCTGGTTCTCGAAATGCCCGGAGATACGGCCGTTCGAAACCGAGGTGCCTCTTTACGCACCGAGCTCGAACAGCTGCCACAGGTCGAATACGCCACGCTCTCAACCAACTTCCCCGGCCGTACGGTTGGCGAGCTACTTTTTAGAATTGAACAGGACGGAGCACTCAAAGAGCGCGGCATAAAATTCATGACGATCGATGAGCATTTTTTAGAAACTTACAGAATCGACTTGCTAAGTGGGCGAAACTTTCGGCGCGATGGTGGAACCGACGCTAATCAAGCCTTCATCATCAACGAAACGGCCGCCGAACGATTTGGGTGGCACGACGAAGCACTCGGTAAACGGATGCAATGGGGGCTCTTAGCTAACGATTCAGCCGCCTACGACGGCCGCGTGGTTGGAGTGGTAGAGGATTTTCACTTTCAATCGCTCCACAACCCTATTGAGCCGATGGTGTTCCGATTCAACCCCGGAAATAGCAATCTGCTGGCCGTAAAACTCAACGGAGACGATTTGCCGGCCGCCATGGCCGCGGTGGAACGAACCTGGGATGGCATGAGCGGCGGTTACCCATTCGACTATCAGTTCGTAGACGATGAATTCGATGCGCTTTATCGAAGTGAAG contains:
- a CDS encoding ABC transporter permease, with amino-acid sequence MWRNYFKTTVRSLTRNRIYAGVSILGLGLGISCAVLIALYITDELSYEDMHVKKERIYRGYIDLEMTEVLHAGVSPMALGPTLVSDYPEFETFSRIVSAGNEVTVRVEDRIYTEEHIWFADSSFFDIFSFDFILGDPASALIEPNSVVLSRTMAEKVFGTYEVLDTTVRLNNSVYTVTGVTEDPPLQTEMYYHALVSLNTWPQQSIQQASGDWYWLISYTYLLTHQPIEQHEIDRIMADFKERYIVPFQESNGLEQDAFYDLKPLEGLHFYTAAEYDHPKGNLSYLYIFGVVGLFIVIIASINFVNLSLAQSGKRAKEVGIRKTLGGDKKEIRRQFLGESMLVAFLASLVGLALVEVMIPTFNSLSGKDFSFSSLFRGELLLSILLLWLTVGLLSGSYPAFVLSRFDPVRVLKGHLPSFGRIGALRKTLVVVQFVFSLLMIVVFQQMDYMRNRNLGFEGDQVLVLEMPGDTAVRNRGASLRTELEQLPQVEYATLSTNFPGRTVGELLFRIEQDGALKERGIKFMTIDEHFLETYRIDLLSGRNFRRDGGTDANQAFIINETAAERFGWHDEALGKRMQWGLLANDSAAYDGRVVGVVEDFHFQSLHNPIEPMVFRFNPGNSNLLAVKLNGDDLPAAMAAVERTWDGMSGGYPFDYQFVDDEFDALYRSEERMLTVFGYFSFISIFIAALGLFALSSFTIEQRIKEIGIRKILGASVTQIIRLISRDFMLLVGIAVIISLPVAYVALQHWLQDFAYRIELSIFILLISAGFAFALAFATVGYHSLRAARANPVNALRYE